The following coding sequences lie in one Candidatus Nitrospira allomarina genomic window:
- a CDS encoding efflux RND transporter permease subunit, whose translation MEPNPSTTPPHRESGPLAWMVHNRITPNLLMLTLLLGGLFMASHIKQEVFPEFEEDTVTITVPFPGASPEEVEQGVILAIEEGVRGLEGVNEIRATAGENQGTVIVELLANSNNQKVYQDIQQAISRIVTFPEDTEKPSVTLDTRRRDVLTLQLYGDVSEWTLREVAEQVRDRLLQEPGITQIDLEGARAYEIHVEVSQEDLRAYGLTLEDIAQTIAATALDRSGGSVETSSGEILLRVQERRDWASDFADIPIIANQTGTLLRLGDIAHVSEGFQESETYATFNGVRAIGIEIFRVGDQTPIGVSESARAAMDRIIPDLPASIHYTILKDRSEIYYQRLTLLLKNGFLGLLLVLAILTLFLEYKLAFWVTVGIPTSFLGAMLFLPAMDVSINMVSLFAFIIALGIVVDDAIIAGENIYEYRQRGKSFSEAAILGARDIAIPISFSILTNIVAFLPLMFMPGSFGKIWAVIPVVVSTAFIISWVEALFVLPAHLAHSGAKPTGTIGRTLHHTQQRFSAWFSRFVERTYGPFLRRAITHRYLTIAIGFGIFAIVLAYPFSGRMGFILMPTVEADFAKASAALPFGSPPEEMIRVRDGLIRSVQEVIDQYPGQHITNGTFALVLENTIDVRAYLPDANHRPLSTSELTTLWREHTPDFPGVEYLRFEADSGGPGRGAGISVELSHRNIDMLDKASTDLADRLAEFGSVKDVDDGYSPGKPQLDFRIKEEARSLGLTAGDIARQARNAFYGSEALRQQRGRNEIKVLVRFPESERSSEYHVENLVIRTPAGPHVPLYQVATVEKGRAFREITRRDGHRTVTVTANVQPAKETNLVLNKLKSDVLPALLRDYPGLSYSFEGRQADMRDALQSFLYSSTLALILIYVLLAVPFRSYLQPAIVMTSIPFGLVGAVIGHMIMGYNISIISMMGIIALGGVVVNDSLIMIDYANTKRREGNNAFEAICQAGIRRFRPILLTTLTTFGGLGPMIFETSRQARFMIPMAISLGFGILFATAIMLVLIPCLYLVVEDVLGMFTATVNSPSPVQVPNEPEGIVAE comes from the coding sequence ATGGAACCTAACCCTTCCACGACTCCCCCTCACCGGGAATCCGGCCCTCTGGCCTGGATGGTGCACAACCGGATTACGCCCAACCTGCTCATGTTGACGTTACTGCTGGGTGGACTGTTTATGGCCTCCCACATTAAGCAGGAGGTCTTTCCCGAGTTTGAAGAAGACACCGTTACCATTACGGTCCCCTTTCCCGGCGCAAGTCCCGAAGAAGTCGAACAAGGGGTGATTCTGGCGATTGAAGAAGGGGTTCGCGGACTTGAAGGGGTGAACGAGATCCGGGCCACCGCCGGTGAAAACCAGGGAACGGTCATCGTCGAACTCCTCGCCAACTCCAACAATCAAAAAGTTTATCAGGACATTCAGCAGGCGATCAGCCGCATCGTGACGTTTCCCGAGGATACGGAAAAGCCGAGTGTCACATTGGATACCCGCCGTCGCGACGTCCTGACGCTTCAGTTGTATGGTGACGTTTCGGAATGGACCCTTCGTGAGGTCGCCGAACAGGTTCGGGATCGTCTCTTACAAGAACCCGGCATTACCCAAATCGACCTTGAAGGCGCGCGAGCGTATGAAATTCATGTGGAGGTGTCTCAAGAGGACCTCCGGGCCTATGGACTGACATTGGAGGACATCGCACAAACCATAGCCGCGACCGCGCTCGATCGATCGGGTGGAAGCGTGGAAACCTCCAGCGGAGAAATTTTGTTGCGCGTGCAGGAACGACGGGATTGGGCCTCGGACTTTGCCGACATCCCCATCATTGCCAACCAAACGGGAACGCTCTTGCGTCTCGGAGATATCGCCCACGTGTCGGAAGGATTCCAGGAAAGCGAAACGTATGCCACATTTAACGGGGTACGTGCCATTGGCATCGAAATCTTTCGAGTGGGAGATCAAACCCCGATCGGTGTGTCGGAAAGCGCACGCGCCGCGATGGACCGTATTATTCCTGATCTGCCGGCCTCCATCCATTACACCATTCTCAAAGACCGGTCGGAAATCTATTATCAACGGCTTACGCTTCTGCTGAAGAATGGATTTCTCGGATTGTTGCTGGTCCTGGCTATTCTCACCCTGTTTCTGGAATACAAACTGGCGTTCTGGGTGACGGTGGGGATCCCGACGTCATTTCTGGGGGCCATGCTCTTTCTGCCGGCCATGGACGTGTCTATCAATATGGTGTCCCTCTTTGCATTCATAATTGCGCTTGGGATTGTCGTGGATGATGCCATTATTGCGGGGGAAAACATTTATGAATACCGGCAACGCGGCAAATCCTTCAGCGAGGCAGCCATCCTGGGGGCACGGGATATTGCCATTCCCATCAGCTTCAGTATTTTGACGAATATCGTGGCCTTCCTGCCGCTGATGTTCATGCCCGGATCCTTCGGAAAAATCTGGGCCGTGATTCCCGTGGTGGTCTCGACCGCCTTCATTATTTCCTGGGTCGAAGCCTTATTCGTCCTTCCCGCTCACCTGGCACATTCGGGCGCCAAACCGACCGGCACCATCGGCAGAACCCTGCATCACACCCAACAACGGTTCAGTGCATGGTTTTCCCGATTCGTCGAACGGACCTATGGTCCTTTTCTCCGCCGGGCCATTACTCACCGCTACTTGACGATTGCCATCGGGTTCGGGATTTTTGCCATTGTGCTGGCCTATCCATTCAGCGGACGCATGGGCTTTATTCTCATGCCCACTGTTGAGGCTGATTTTGCCAAGGCCTCAGCCGCGCTTCCTTTTGGAAGTCCTCCCGAGGAAATGATCCGGGTCCGGGACGGGTTAATCCGTTCTGTGCAAGAGGTGATCGACCAGTATCCGGGACAACATATTACCAACGGCACCTTTGCGCTGGTGCTGGAAAACACCATCGACGTTCGCGCCTATTTGCCGGATGCGAACCATCGTCCCCTTAGCACCAGCGAATTGACCACCCTCTGGAGGGAACACACGCCGGATTTCCCGGGAGTGGAATATCTGCGATTTGAGGCGGATAGCGGGGGACCGGGGCGCGGGGCCGGGATCAGTGTTGAACTCAGCCATCGGAATATTGACATGCTCGATAAGGCGAGCACCGATTTGGCCGACCGTCTGGCTGAATTCGGCAGCGTCAAAGACGTGGACGACGGGTATTCTCCAGGGAAACCCCAACTGGACTTCCGCATCAAAGAGGAGGCCCGCAGCCTCGGTCTCACCGCCGGGGATATCGCCAGACAAGCCCGCAACGCGTTTTATGGATCGGAAGCCCTTCGCCAGCAACGAGGGCGGAACGAGATCAAAGTACTGGTGCGATTCCCGGAGTCGGAGCGCTCGAGCGAATACCACGTGGAAAATCTGGTGATTCGAACGCCTGCCGGTCCACACGTGCCGCTGTATCAGGTTGCGACGGTCGAAAAAGGCCGGGCGTTTCGGGAAATCACCCGTCGAGACGGACACCGCACCGTGACCGTCACCGCGAATGTCCAACCCGCAAAGGAAACCAACCTTGTCCTGAATAAACTGAAAAGCGACGTGCTTCCGGCCCTGCTTCGTGATTATCCCGGCCTCAGTTACAGCTTCGAAGGACGCCAGGCCGATATGCGAGATGCCCTTCAGAGTTTTCTCTATAGTTCGACACTGGCATTGATCCTGATTTATGTCCTGCTGGCCGTCCCGTTTCGTAGTTACCTTCAACCGGCCATTGTGATGACATCCATTCCGTTCGGGTTGGTTGGTGCGGTGATCGGGCATATGATTATGGGCTACAACATCAGCATCATCAGTATGATGGGGATCATTGCGCTTGGCGGAGTGGTGGTCAACGATTCGTTAATCATGATCGACTATGCCAATACCAAGCGGCGGGAAGGAAATAATGCCTTTGAGGCCATCTGCCAGGCGGGCATCCGCCGGTTCCGGCCCATTCTGTTAACCACCCTCACCACCTTCGGCGGATTGGGTCCCATGATTTTCGAAACATCCCGTCAGGCCCGGTTCATGATTCCCATGGCCATTTCACTGGGATTTGGAATTCTCTTTGCCACCGCCATCATGCTCGTGCTTATTCCCTGTCTCTATCTGGTCGTGGAGGATGTGTTGGGCATGTTCACCGCTACGGTCAACTCACCTTCCCCGGTCCAAGTTCCAAATGAACCGGAAGGCATCGTCGCGGAGTGA